The region AACAAAGGAAAGTTTCTTGCGTGCATGGGACGGTCAAGGGCGCGGCTATGGCGAGAGGaaggtgggggaggggagaggctTGTCCAGCGGTGATTGGCCTAAAATACGTCACGGGCTGAATTAAACATGAAACATGGCTAATAATAAACTGCTTTTTCAAACTAGCCTCCAACGACCATGTGGGTAACTCATCGCCCGAGGTAAGTATATCTGCAACGCACCCCATACACTCGTATTTCTCGTAAATCATGTACAATAATGGGTTCAATTACTTTCAGTTGGGCAATCGACCCTTGCGCAcggtcaacaacaacaacaagtcgGACAAGGAGCGAAAGATTGGGCACAGACGTGTTGGCGAGGGCGGCGAGATTACATACAAGAAGATACAGACATCGCAGATTATGGGCTCCATACAACTTGGCATCCAGCACACCGTGAGATTATCCAGCGTTTATTCAGCTAATCCAAAGGGTCGACAGGGTGTTCATATCATCTGAATTTTCCCAACAGGTCGGCAGCCTGGCATCGAAGCCCAAGCGGGATCTACTAATGATGGACTTCTGGGAGATCGAGAGCATCACATTTCCGCCAGAGGGTTCCAGCCTTACACCTGCCCACCACTACAGTGAATTTCGATATAAGATCTACGCCCCCATAGCTTTCCGTTACTTTCGCGATCTGTTTGGCATCCAACCAGACGACTTCATGGTGAGAACGATGCTGCAGCCCTTTTGCCGGCGCTTCCCACTGACGGAGACTCTTTTTCCAGATGTCCATGTGCACTTCTCCGCTGCGAGAACTGTCGAATCCTGGTGCTTCCGGCTCTATATTCTACCTGACGAACGACGACGAATTCATCATCAAGACGGTGCAACACAAGGAGGGTGAATTCCTACAGAAACTACTGCCTGGGTGGGTACcgatttttttttgattttggcgTAATAGATAGCTAACTCACCATATCCGTTCGTCCTAATCCATTTCAGTTACTATATGAATCTCAATCAAAATCCGCGCACGCTTTTGCCAAAGTTCTTCGGACTATACTGCCTTCAGACGAGCAATGCCAAAAACATACGCCTGGTGGTTATGAACAATCTGCTGCCCTCGTCGGTGAGGATGCACCTGAAGTATGACCTGAAGGGATCGACGTTCAAGCGCAAGGCGAACAAGGCGGAGCGGTCCAAGAAGTCGCCCACCTACAAGGACCTCGACTTCATGGAGCAGCACCCCAATGGGATTTTTCTAGAGGCCGAGACCTATTCGGCGTTGATCAAGACCATTCAGAGGGACTGCACGGTTCTGGAGTCGTTCAAGATCATGGACTATTCGTTGCTCCTGGGCGTGCACAATCTGGATGTGGCGCTGAAAGAGAAACTGAGCGAGACCAGGAAGCCCCTTAGGGCACCGCTGGCCGAGGACTCTGACGTGGATGTGGACGATCCGCTGGACGGCCAGGAGGCGGATGGCAAGGATCGCGACGCTGCCACGGGCATCAGTCGGAACAAGTAAGTACTCCGCCCATTTCCACGCTGATAAACCCACGAACTCAAGAGCTAACCCAGTGTGGCATACAGATCGGTTAATCGGCAGCGTCTGGTGGCGCATTCCACGGCCATGGAGAGCATTCAAGCGGAGAGCGAACCCatcgacgacgaggaggatgtTCCGTAAGTTGTTTTTCAATCTCCTGTGCGATCTCTGATCAGATCATTCAACTCCACTCATCTTCAGGCCCGGTGGCATACCGGCGCGCAGCGAAAAGGGCGAGCGTCTCCTGCTCTACATCGGAATCATCGACATTCTGCAATCCTACAGGCTGAAGAAGAAGCTGGAGCACACATTCAAAAGCATCATACATGATGGGGTGAGGTGTGGTTGGGATTAAGGCGTAGCTCGCATTTCAATCCGAAATCTCTTTTCCCCAGGAAACCGTCTCGGTCTGCCGGCCCTCGTTCTATGCTCAAAGATTTCAAAACTTCATGGCTAAGACCGTGTTCCGAAAGATACCCTCCCGTAAGTGGGCAGAGAGCGCGTCTAAATACTTCTCGGCTGAGTACTCGTACTGTATGGCATTTTTGTGGGCAATTGATTGATGGGTCCTTAGATGTTTTTCCGTAGATATATAGTtaaacacacacccacactgaCACTGACACCGACACccactaatacacacacacactgtacACTAGTATGTTGCTAATTTTGATTGATCGATTGATGTGCAGCAGCAAAAATGCAATATGGTACACCTTGGCCTGCGTAGACTCCGGATCCGATCTAATCCGCGATCGAAAatcatacgtacatatatcaatATCCAATATCCGCTCTATTCtctgctttcttttttttgaataTGTCTCGAATGCATTCACACTCTCACACTTACGTATCCTACGCATATAGTGGATCTCCCCGAGATCAAGGGAAATCACAGAAAATTTCGTACCTTGGTAACCAGTTATATAGGTAAAGGAAATATTGTACAATTTTCAGTCTTCAGTTTTCGGTTTACGGTTTAGTTATCTTTTGATATTATTAATCACTCACCATTTACtatattttgtatgatttCGAAACGGACGCAAAAGCATGTCTCTCAATGTCACGTTAGTGTCCATTTCTGGCATACCCTGGCAACCGTACTGCTCCTTGGCTTTGCGTAGTTGCTTTGGAGGCTGTGCTTTTTGACACCTACCACATACCCCCTTGTAGCATTCTCGCCTCTAATCCCACCCTCTGCTTGCATCTTCTAGCGCTTAAGCATTCGCCCTCGAAGAGAAAAAGCCTCTCCAAGGCCATACAGCGCTCCATTGACAGCGACAACGAGGCTTCCACCAGGCGTAAGTGGAAACCCATATCCCCTCCCCGCGTACGGTTGTCTATTGACCTCGCCCCGATCCTAATCCTCGATCTCATCTCCACAGCAATGCATGCCTCGCACTCCCACAGCAGTGGCAAGATCCACCAGCCGGCTAAGCTGCCCACCACAGAGCCCACGCCCGGCAGCGCTTCAGCGGCATCCGGAGCAGCTAGTGCCGGGCCATCATCAACGGCCAGTGGGAGTGGGATTGGTGAGCGTGAGAGGATGCCACCGCCCGTAAAACAGCGGACACCAGGGGGTGGCAGCAATCTGAAGGCTCGGGTACCACCGCCAGTGCCGCCACGAGGATCTCCTCGTCGCCGGGATGGACAGGACCGCTCGACGCCAGGTACAGAACAGCACACTAATCCACCACCAGCCCCAACACAGATCCACACACTGCAGGTGCCCAGGGATACCATGCCCCGCTTTGGCGACCGTCGCTCGCCCAGTAACGTCCAGGATTGGCTCGAGCTGCATGACCTCTTCGATGCCCCTGACCCCGCTGCTACCGTTACACCACCAGGGGCGATCGCGATCCCTCCACTTTCGGTCACTTTTCTGCGAAGATCCTCTCAGATACGACGCGACTCCCAGCAGTCCGTCTACTCCACAGCCCGGTCGGAGAGCAGCTTCCGACGAAAGCAGCCGCGTGTGCTCAACCACGTGGACATTTTTCAGCGGCAGAACAGCTTCGTGTCGCACAGTAGGCGCTCCTCAGCGGCTTCAATTATGGGAGGATTCCACCCATTGCGACCCGAGAGCTATCGCTCTGCACGATCTCGATCCTCGGGCAGCATTCCCTCCCAGCGCTCGCCCCGGCGGGATCTTCAGGATAAGCTGCAGCGGCGTCAGAAGCGCAGTCGCTATTTGCACTACGCGGATCTGGCATTGGGCGACGATGTCTGCGACACGCAGgaggaaaatctgttgcagTCGATTAGTGCCTTCCTCGAGGTGAAGCGGGAGCTGGAATCAACGCACCGCCCGAGGCGGCCACAGCCCAAGCTTGCCGAGCCGCCTCTTCCAGCGAGCATCGACAAGCAGCCCCCGAAGCCGCAGCCAATAAAGCGAGGAAAGAGACGGGCGCCCAAAGCAGCTCCATCCACGATACCCGAGAGCGACACCCGAGGCTCCCAGGACACGAGGGGGTCATCGATTGGGGGACAGCAGTAAATGCTCCGGCTAGGCACGCTTGCACCCGCTTGGCACACACTCATTCTCAGTCACAGTCACCCCAGTCTCTATTGCTATTTCTGTGTTACTTCTTCTCCGGCCGGCCACTCATTGTATGTTCTCCTCTGGTTTGCTCTGCTCATTGTATCGCTAGGCACAACTCCATCCTGCAGTTCGACTCCTCCCCCTGCCTTCGACGACATCTCCGAGGACAGCTCGAACAAGAACAGCACATCATCGATGGGGCGCAGGTCTCACCACAACCACCACCAttaccatcatcatcagcagtcccagcagcaggcgtactaccagcagcaggcccagTACTTGGACCGCAAAATGAACATCGGACCCGCCTATCGAGGCTCCTACAAGGAGGATATTGTGAGGTAAGCCGCTGATTGGTTTGTTTCTATTGATCGTTCCAATCTTTTCAATCTCTCTGCTTTGTGTGCTCAGCGTCTCTGAGGTGCATCTGGATACACTGCTGGCGGTGGACACATCCTCGAGCAGCCAGTATGGGTCTCGCGGCGGACTGGCCTGGACGCCGCCGGCATCAGGTGAGGGCTCCACTCCCACATGGACAGAGGGCACACCCAGTTTTACGGACTCCAGTTCGAGTGGTGATCTCGGTAATTGGCACTTGAGATTTGCTTTTGAATCGCTTTTTGTGTTTCTATAtctatttgtatatatgtattattcgTTCACGCTTACAATCGTAGACAACTTCTCGCCCATTAACTCATCTAAAATCGATCGTCACAAGCCGACCGTGGAAGATGCCATCAACTCTCTGTCCTCGGGAATGGTAAATATCAGAGGTTACAAGCTCTAGATATAATCGTCTGCCACGTAATAGATTACACCCGAtctacagacagacagacaacacacacatacacatacattaATACATACACACGAGATCTCAATGGGGCAGGGCAGTGGGGCTTACTCATCCTAGAAATTTCTAAATTGCAAAACCGTTTTTCAGTTTGGGTGTTGTTCACTCCGTTTTCTGATACGCATCCCACAATCTTGCAGCCTTGCTACCGTTTGTATAACTTATTCGCATTGCATTCTTATAGATCAACTAACATAGCATGTGATGACGGCACACAAGACACAACACCGAGAACCCAACCAAGCCTGCGACTCGAATACAACAtcagccacacacaaaatgatAATTCTTGCGTGCTCAGGACGCACTTGTATAGCTAGGATATAATCAAAATGCGCCCGCCCTCGTATAGCCACATGAGTAACACGGGCACACACCATACCACGAAAACGCATCCCCATCTGGCCATCCTCAAGCGAACATTGGATGTGAATTGTTCGAGGAATACACAAatctatgcaaaaaaaaagcaggcAGAAATCAATACTGCAAATGATAttacagatatacatatagcaAGAAGAGAGCAAATAATACTAAGACGGATGCAGATGTCAGCCAGTTCCAGTTGCAATTCCAGTTCCCATAATCTCTTAATCGTTATATTACGTTCcctatactcgtacatattgTATGGTTCAAGAGTTCGTTTGGAAAAAATATACTCGAACAATACACTGAAATTAATAAACGTTTTTGCGATACGATACCCTTGATCTCCGATATATCCACATACGTATTATGTATACAGTATACCCTATGTATAATCAGCAATCGCGatattacaattacaatattgttgtaaaatatttaaatttacatGCCAGAAGCAAACCAAGAGcaaaattatatacatattattcattttgaatttattctcgatttaaattaattgtaaaCGCGCTTAGGTTTACTAACAAACTTTAGACGGGATAGGGGCATAGTGGGACAACATCACAGGACCATAGTCGGACAGGACTGAACGGGGCAATACGAATGCTCGTAATTGAAGCAACAGACGGACACGGACAATGACTCGAGACGCGACGTATCGTATACTCCTGGGACAGAAATATGAAAGAattgattatttattaattagtTGAATGTTATTTAACTTATATGCATTATTCTAAAGATTACTGAAACCCAATTGtaattacaataaattaaattgcaagGTTGAATTTCCGGCTCTGCTTCTCTGTGCTTTTTCGAATGCGAATTTGCTAAActataacatacatatattgttaCAATAGGGGTACGGTACCCTTTTACCAAGTGGGGCGGGGCGACAGTGACTAGTAAAGCTTCTGCAGGTCGTTCAGCGACTGGTTGAGGAATTCGTTGGTCCAATCGTTCTCCGGGTTGTCCAGGTGGTTGTCAAAGTCAATCACATCGCGCATGGCGCCCCGCTtcagcagcagagagacgcCCTCCAGTGTCTGTGCGGACTGCGACAGTGTGAACTTGGCCTTTGCCCATCGGGCAGAGTCGCCCGCACAGCTGTAGACCTGAATGGCGGCTCGATCATGCTCCAAAGTCACCAGCTTGTTGTCTACCAAAGCGAGGCAGGCGTTCTTGAAGTTCTCCTGGATCTTGTCAGCGATTTTTACGGCCGGCGCTTTATCTATCTGGTTGTCGTAGAAGTTCTCTGGGGCCGCATAGTATCCGGCAATCACGAGGTCTTCCTGTTCTGCATAGGCATCAATCTGAAATGACCCAATTGTGAGCACACCACACATTTCACGATGCGCGGAAATGGGCAATTATGCTTGTGTAGCCCGCAACCCACCTGCATAAGGGCAATCTCGGCCATGGGGGTGACGTGCAGGCATTGATGAAACAGCGGTATTGCATCCACGATTTCCACCAGCGACCCTTTCGATGTCTTTTCGGCCAGAAGCAGACCGTTTACTGCCTGGTGGGGATATTTGGCCGCATGGAATATCAGCTTCGTATATGCGCGCTCGGATATCTTGTAGTCGCACATTTTATTTGATCACTTTAGGAATTTattaaaaagaagaaaaaaaacacggTCCCGTTCAATCAATTAGCTGGCCTTTGCGCAGGGCTGGACACAATATCGATATACTTGTGCAGTTTTGGTATCGAAAATGTTATCGGTGGACAACACAACTGATGAAATGActtcaattttatatttatttcaaactaaaatttacattttatacTACGTGCATGATGGAAAACATTACTAAAATATGTATAACATTTTATTTCTTAACTGTCCGTCAGCGTCCCGTTCTAGTTTTATAtcttttcttttagttttgcGGTTTAActaaaaaattgtttgcagTTCAGCTCCATGCCCACCAAGGGCAATCGTTAAAAGAGGAAACTACGTCTGGTTGTCGTGTAATATTGCCTTGATATCGTCAGCATCCAGAGTCTCGTACTTTAAGAGAGCCTCGGCTAGCGCCTTGTGCTCCTTGGTATGTTTCTTCAGAATGGCCTTCGCCCTCTCGTAGCTATCGCTGAGGATGCGTTTGATTTCGGCATCCACCGCCTCAATGGTGTTTGGTCCCAGGGTCTCCCCGGTGCCCAGACCCTTGCTTGGCTCAATCGTACGCAGACCCACCTTTTCAGACATGCCCCAGTCCTTGACCATATGTGTGGCAATAGAGGTAGCCTGTTTGAGATCGCTGCTGGCTCCCGAGGTTATCTTGTCCAATCCAAAGATGATCTCTTCGGCAGCACGTCCGCCCATCATGGTGTCCATCATGGCCAGCAGCTGGGCCTTAGTGACATGGTATCGCTCTTTCTCCGGTATGTACGCGGTGTGTCCTAGCGACGGGCCGCGGGGCATGATGGTTACCTTATGCAGGGGATGCGACTCCTTTGTGTAATAGGCGACAATCGCATGGCCACCCTCGTGGTAGGCCGTAATGGTGTTTGCCTCCTCATCGGGCAGGCGAGCTTTGCGCTCGGGGCCCATAAGTACCTTGTCTCGTGCTGTCTCCAAGTGCTTCATGTTAACCGTCTCAGCTCCGTCGATGGCAGCTCTGCAAGGGATATCATTCTTAGTTCCACTCACTGGCCATTCCCGTTAAATCTACCTCACCTTAATGCTGCCTGGTTAATCATGTTCTCCAGGTCTGCACCCGTGAACCCAGAGGTGCCCCGTGCTAGCATATCCAGATCGATATCATCGTGCAGAATTTTGGTTAAATACAGAGAGAGGATTTCCTTGCGGCCAGTAAAGTCTGGTGTGGATACCACCACCTCGACATCGAAACGACCGGGACGCAGTAGAGCCTGATCCAGGTCGTCACGGCGATTGGTGGCACCCAACACAATGACGCCAGCATTTTGATGGAAGCCATCCATTTCGGAGAGCAGCTGGTTTATGGTTTGATTCGCATACGGATGCAGCACAGAGTTTGTCCTCTTCGCGCCCACCGAATCAATTTCATCGATGAAGATCACACACGGAGCGCGAGCCTTGGCCGCCTCTGCAGAAGGTGTGGATTAGATTGAAGTCTCTAAAGGTAGCAAATCGTACTTACTGAACAGGTCTCGCACACGTCTGGCGCCTTGGCCAACGAGAACCTCGTCGAACTCAGGTCCGGCGGCATGGAAGAATGGCACTTTGGCCTCGCCTGCCACGGCACGTGCCAGCAGGGTTTTTCCAGTTCCTGGAGGTCCAACCAGGAGCACACCCTTTGGAAGCTTGCCGCCTAGGTTCGAGAACTTGTCGGGATTCTTGAGGAACTCAACCACCTCTTTGAGCTCCTGCTTAGCTTCGTCGCAGCCCTTGACGTCGTCGAATGTGACATTGATTTCCTCCGGATCAACTTCCACCTGGTTACCCAGCTGAATGCTACTAAAAGCGACCAACATTAATACTGATCTAGCGACGCCTGGATTGATGCGACGACTTACCGAAAGACGGAACCGTTCGAAGTGGTAAAGAAGCTCAGGAATATGCCAATAAAAACGACAACAACGATGAGTGTCTGAAATATCTGTGTGATAATTACTGGGCATTATTTGAGAAATTAGGCGACGAGGTTCCAACGGACAGGGAATGTgccaaaatatttaattggcCGAACTTAAATAATACCTTCAGATACTTCATTGTTTTGCCCGTTTTTGGTGAATCTTCCGAGTTTGCTGCGGCCAAATACCCCTCGGCAAATGCAATCTTCAGGTTCTCCTGGAAATTCAACGAATATAAGAGCTAGCCAATCAAGACTTCCCTGCATCTTACCGCGTTGTGGGTGGCTCCGTGTCCTTCGGCTTTGGACAGTAGCTTTCTCATTTTCTCCCCCTGAATGTTGGTTTCCCCATCAAGCTTTTGTGATGTCGTCCCCAGTGCGTTCTTCAGTCTGGACGTCATCGTTGGATTTCGTTTCTGCTCCGCATCTATGGAGCGATCTGTCTTGAAGCCGCGTAACTGCCTCCTgttggaaaattaaaattaacaaGCGCCCGAGTCATCGGCTGCCTCGTTGGTACTCACAGTTGATGGTAGGAGAAGAGCGGATTTAGAAGACTTTGCGTTACGATTGGATACATTTTGCTGAAATTGAATTACAGATTAACAAGGAACAAGTGGAGTTATGGATGGATTGATTTACACGTGTGCACCTATAGACTGGGCGCCTGCTGCCCCGTCCAAAGAGACATCAAACTGATAATTTGTTTGCTGATCATGGCTGATCTGTGTAACTGGTTCCACTAACGTGACGTGAACATTTCCGATGGCGGGCAGCATGCGAGTCACCTTGGCGAAGGCATCGTTCACCAGCACCGTGTCCAGAATTCCGTTCAGCCTGACAGCCTTCTCCACCATGCTCTGTATGTTGGCGCCCGACCGACTGAGCAGGTTCTTGAACTCCAGCACGAGCTCATGGCACTTGCCCGTCGTCGTTGGCTGTGTGGACGACTTTGATTTGTCAGCAAAAAGGCGCGCCGCCCCAGCTCCTCCTGGCAGCTTGGTACGCTTCACAGTGTAATAGTGTGGTTTTCTACTAAAGTTGCCAAGGTAGAGGTAGGGCTGTCATTAAACGTAAGAGGAAACGAGTGTCAGTGATGAACGGATCAGCGGCAACGGGCGGCGGTTGGTGGCCCGCGCGGCGCGCACATGCACACTTACCACAGAGTGTGTGGTGGCGGAGAACATttccaaaaaatacaaaactttaattaattacaataACAGGCTCTGGATCGGGCCAGCAGACGACACAGCTGTAACTTTACTTGACAGCGAAAATGTCATAATCTGCGTGCGTGTTGCATCCCTGGCACTAGTTGTTGTGCTTGTCATCAGCCCTGCACGCGAATATAGCAAAAATACTagcaatttttattatattttatctGTTACAGTATCTAGatgcgttttctgtttttgacAATTTTTGCGCTGCCTTTTGTCTGTGTTTAAGGTTGACTACAAAATGACAATATCATTTCCGCATTAATACATCATAATTGAAAAGAGCTAAAACGGCGCGCGCATTTAGACAGTGCTGCTTCCGCTTTTTGCCAGGGCTGGCAAATAACCCAAACCGGCCGCCCCCAATCTTCTATACCGACAAACTATTTCATAAATTCTCCATTAAATTGTGTCATCATGGATTCGCCGTTGAGTGATGGCTCCCGACTGCCTCAGCAACAAAATCTGCACCCACTGGTCAGTACAATGGGtttttttaaatcaattcTTTAATTCGATTGTTAATTTTCAGGCAGATTATCAGTTCTCCGCGGAGGAGGTGAAGGCGTTACGTGAGTGCAACACCGAATCCTTCCTCCAGCGCTCGCTGCCATTTGGCACTGGTCTGGGGCTATTGGCCTACTTTGGTGTGAAGAACGGCTACTTGCAGGGCAATGGCAAATACGGAGCTGTTCCCAAAGTGGTCATGGGTGTCATCCTGGGCTACTTTGTGGGCAAGTTCAGCTACCAGCAAAAGTGCGCTGAAAAGATAATGCGGCTGCCGAACTCCCGCCTAGGCGAAGTCCTGCGCCAGCGCCGACAGGGTGGTGGTGTCATCAACACCATCTCGCCAGACGAGAGTCTGACCCGAGCATTTACATTGGCTCCCTTCTCGCCCAGCTCCGCTGATGTGTACACCGATGAGGGACTCAACCCTTCACGCAGCACAGCTTTGAACTTGGACACTGAATCACGGCCGACTTTGGCTGGCTTAGATGACATATACCGGCCCAGCCTGGACTGTGAGTAATCTGGActgatttcattttaaatgttttaaacTTCCTTTAATAACAGCATCTGGCCAAATGATGGACACTGAGCTGCCTTTGGAACCGGCAAAGCCAGGACAAACTTACGAAGATTTGCGCAAGAAGAATCGAGAGGGGTACGCGACGCATCAGCAAAGTCCATACTCAAAGCCCTACGAGCCTCAGGCGCCCGTTCGGCAGCGTCTTGTCGAGccagcaccagaagcagcCACTGGACGTccgaataaaaataaatatggcGACTCCTGGCAAGACTGAGCTACTCACCGTGTGCTTTTGTTACTGATTACAGTCGCTTGTTGGATATAAATACTGAGTTTGATCGCCTTAAATTTCTGAAGAAAAAggaatttatttacatttgttGCTTGTGCATTAGGAAACTCGGTTTCAGCCTCTCATCAGAACTATTTTCTGGCCTGTTCATAGTGGGTTCTGTACCATTCTACCGATGTTTTAATAGCCGATTCAAAGTCCGTGAAGGTGTACTCCGGCAGTAGGCTGCGTAGCTTAGCATTGGACGCCGTCTTCTTAAACTGACCGTCAGCCTTGCTTGTATCACAGACAAGTTTACCCTAAAGtaggaaaataaattattattattaaagtTCCCCCTGGGGTGCTCCTATCTCATCACCTTAAACTCAAATGCTGTAGCTATTGCCTGGGCCACTTCGAAGATGGTCACTTCCTGGATTTCGTCGACACTCAGAACAATTGGCTCGACGCTGTCGTAGTTCCGCAGCACCCAAATCATCAGCTCTGCCAAATCCAGGGAGTAGATAAACTGTCTCAGAGGCTTGCCACTGCCAAAAACTGTGAAGACTTTCTCGCGTTCTGGCGTATCGGGTTGCTCCGTGATCAGCTTGTGCATGCGATTGATCATGCCCGGTATGACGTGACTCACTTCGGGCTTGTAGTTGTCGTGGGGACCGAAAATGTTGCAGGGAATCACAGAAGTGTACAAGTGTCCGTACTTGTCGTTGTACGCATGGTTCTGAATGTCGATCAGTCGCTTTGCGTAGGAGTATCCGTAATTGGAAGGGTGTGGCGGACCATTATGGACCATGGTCTCATCTATGGGATATGTGGTCTTGTCCGGGAATATACAAGTGGACAGGCATGAGACGACTTTGATGCATCCCTGCTCGTGGGCCGTTTGCAGAACATTATCATTGATCAGCAGATTGTTTCGCTGTGACCAAGGAACGTTAGATTTTGCTGGCATGTTTAAAGCCCGTGCTGCTCACCAAAAAGTCCAGATTATTGTTCATGTTGTGGAACAGGCCGCCAACCATGGCGGCCAAGTGAATGACATGCGTGGGCTTCTCCTTTGTGAACAGTGCCTGCGTGGCTGCCAGATTCCTATGAAGATGTTTTCTTTATTCACTAACGTGTGCCGATTCCAACAATACTCACGTCAAGTCGGCATCTTTGGACCCGGAAAAAAACCATTCCTCATCCGTGGGGCCTTGTTTCTTGATGATAGCTTCTAGGGCCTTGCCCACAAGGCCAGTTCCACCTGTAACCAGCACctttttcattgttttcaCCGACCAGACAGAAAATTCCAGCCAAAGTTTACACGCAGCTGTGCACCAGGGCTGGCAACCAAACGTTATCGTACATCAATTGGCGTGCGTTATCGATTGTCGCCAGAGCCGGGGCCAGTCGGGAATTTTGTTTATGCGGCGAGAAATgcgaaatatttaaatggaaatggaaacgcaaATAATAGACACCGTAAACGACTTCCTGGTAAGGCCCGGAGCACCGGAATCGAAGGAAATCTGCAGAGCTAATACATTTGCCTCTTACAGAAAGTAGACTCGATCGACGAGGCCTTTGGAAGCGTCATCGTCTTTAAGCCAAATGGCGAAGAGGACAAGGCTAAAAATTTCTCCAATGATTTGGGTATGAGTGACTACCAGTGGTCTTGTTTTGTCTGACCAATGTATTTTGCAGTTACGGCCTTCGGAAACGTTGCGCAGGAGCATCGGGAGCACGTACTGCGGCTGTATCTGC is a window of Drosophila pseudoobscura strain MV-25-SWS-2005 chromosome 3, UCI_Dpse_MV25, whole genome shotgun sequence DNA encoding:
- the PIP5K59B gene encoding phosphatidylinositol 4-phosphate 5-kinase type-1 alpha isoform X5, with amino-acid sequence MASGDGDTINTIDMDSSSTSQAKPVDPSNASNDHVGNSSPELGNRPLRTVNNNNKSDKERKIGHRRVGEGGEITYKKIQTSQIMGSIQLGIQHTVGSLASKPKRDLLMMDFWEIESITFPPEGSSLTPAHHYSEFRYKIYAPIAFRYFRDLFGIQPDDFMMSMCTSPLRELSNPGASGSIFYLTNDDEFIIKTVQHKEGEFLQKLLPGYYMNLNQNPRTLLPKFFGLYCLQTSNAKNIRLVVMNNLLPSSVRMHLKYDLKGSTFKRKANKAERSKKSPTYKDLDFMEQHPNGIFLEAETYSALIKTIQRDCTVLESFKIMDYSLLLGVHNLDVALKEKLSETRKPLRAPLAEDSDVDVDDPLDGQEADGKDRDAATGISRNNVAYRSVNRQRLVAHSTAMESIQAESEPIDDEEDVPPGGIPARSEKGERLLLYIGIIDILQSYRLKKKLEHTFKSIIHDGETVSVCRPSFYAQRFQNFMAKTVFRKIPSPLKHSPSKRKSLSKAIQRSIDSDNEASTRPMHASHSHSSGKIHQPAKLPTTEPTPGSASAASGAASAGPSSTASGSGIGERERMPPPVKQRTPGGGSNLKARVPPPVPPRGSPRRRDGQDRSTPGTTPSCSSTPPPAFDDISEDSSNKNSTSSMGRRSHHNHHHYHHHQQSQQQAYYQQQAQYLDRKMNIGPAYRGSYKEDIVSVSEVHLDTLLAVDTSSSSQYGSRGGLAWTPPASGEGSTPTWTEGTPSFTDSSSSGDLDNFSPINSSKIDRHKPTVEDAINSLSSGMIN
- the PIP5K59B gene encoding phosphatidylinositol 4-phosphate 5-kinase type-1 alpha isoform X2, which gives rise to MASGDGDTINTIDMDSSSTSQAKPVDPSNASNDHVGNSSPELGNRPLRTVNNNNKSDKERKIGHRRVGEGGEITYKKIQTSQIMGSIQLGIQHTVGSLASKPKRDLLMMDFWEIESITFPPEGSSLTPAHHYSEFRYKIYAPIAFRYFRDLFGIQPDDFMMSMCTSPLRELSNPGASGSIFYLTNDDEFIIKTVQHKEGEFLQKLLPGYYMNLNQNPRTLLPKFFGLYCLQTSNAKNIRLVVMNNLLPSSVRMHLKYDLKGSTFKRKANKAERSKKSPTYKDLDFMEQHPNGIFLEAETYSALIKTIQRDCTVLESFKIMDYSLLLGVHNLDVALKEKLSETRKPLRAPLAEDSDVDVDDPLDGQEADGKDRDAATGISRNKSVNRQRLVAHSTAMESIQAESEPIDDEEDVPPGGIPARSEKGERLLLYIGIIDILQSYRLKKKLEHTFKSIIHDGETVSVCRPSFYAQRFQNFMAKTVFRKIPSLDLPEIKGNHRKFRTLVTSYIACLSMSPLKHSPSKRKSLSKAIQRSIDSDNEASTRPMHASHSHSSGKIHQPAKLPTTEPTPGSASAASGAASAGPSSTASGSGIGERERMPPPVKQRTPGGGSNLKARVPPPVPPRGSPRRRDGQDRSTPGTTPSCSSTPPPAFDDISEDSSNKNSTSSMGRRSHHNHHHYHHHQQSQQQAYYQQQAQYLDRKMNIGPAYRGSYKEDIVSVSEVHLDTLLAVDTSSSSQYGSRGGLAWTPPASGEGSTPTWTEGTPSFTDSSSSGDLDNFSPINSSKIDRHKPTVEDAINSLSSGMIN
- the PIP5K59B gene encoding phosphatidylinositol 4-phosphate 5-kinase type-1 alpha isoform X7; its protein translation is MASGDGDTINTIDMDSSSTSQAKPVDPSNASNDHVGNSSPELGNRPLRTVNNNNKSDKERKIGHRRVGEGGEITYKKIQTSQIMGSIQLGIQHTVGSLASKPKRDLLMMDFWEIESITFPPEGSSLTPAHHYSEFRYKIYAPIAFRYFRDLFGIQPDDFMMSMCTSPLRELSNPGASGSIFYLTNDDEFIIKTVQHKEGEFLQKLLPGYYMNLNQNPRTLLPKFFGLYCLQTSNAKNIRLVVMNNLLPSSVRMHLKYDLKGSTFKRKANKAERSKKSPTYKDLDFMEQHPNGIFLEAETYSALIKTIQRDCTVLESFKIMDYSLLLGVHNLDVALKEKLSETRKPLRAPLAEDSDVDVDDPLDGQEADGKDRDAATGISRNKSVNRQRLVAHSTAMESIQAESEPIDDEEDVPPGGIPARSEKGERLLLYIGIIDILQSYRLKKKLEHTFKSIIHDGETVSVCRPSFYAQRFQNFMAKTVFRKIPSPLKHSPSKRKSLSKAIQRSIDSDNEASTRPMHASHSHSSGKIHQPAKLPTTEPTPGSASAASGAASAGPSSTASGSGIGERERMPPPVKQRTPGGGSNLKARVPPPVPPRGSPRRRDGQDRSTPGTTPSCSSTPPPAFDDISEDSSNKNSTSSMGRRSHHNHHHYHHHQQSQQQAYYQQQAQYLDRKMNIGPAYRGSYKEDIVSVSEVHLDTLLAVDTSSSSQYGSRGGLAWTPPASGEGSTPTWTEGTPSFTDSSSSGDLDNFSPINSSKIDRHKPTVEDAINSLSSGMIN